In one Pseudomonas sp. 31-12 genomic region, the following are encoded:
- a CDS encoding helix-turn-helix transcriptional regulator: protein MEHAPCISQIATLLADPKRSAMMWALMDGSARQTEELALLAGLSPSSASAHLGRLSAGGLLKVEIRGRKRFFRLAAPEVGAAIEALASATLASAPQPVPDVFKRTSPIAKPQAAPSSLLRARLCDDHLGGTLAADLYQRLLDAGWIEQFEQRVMITHKGSTQLASRGVYIQALAHRNSKVACACPDWSERRPHMGGSLGAALLQLFMQSGWLSLPNDSRALQITAAGQREIHRFAKETELEMAL, encoded by the coding sequence ATGGAACATGCACCTTGCATCAGCCAGATCGCCACGTTGCTGGCTGACCCCAAGCGCAGCGCAATGATGTGGGCCTTGATGGACGGCTCGGCGCGGCAGACCGAAGAGCTGGCGTTATTGGCCGGCCTGTCACCGTCTTCGGCCAGTGCACACCTGGGACGTTTGTCCGCCGGAGGTCTGTTGAAAGTCGAGATCCGTGGGCGCAAACGCTTTTTCCGCCTGGCCGCGCCTGAAGTCGGCGCGGCAATCGAAGCACTGGCCAGCGCGACGCTAGCCAGTGCCCCGCAGCCAGTCCCGGACGTTTTCAAACGCACCAGCCCCATCGCCAAACCTCAGGCGGCCCCATCGTCGTTGTTGCGGGCCCGACTGTGTGATGACCATTTGGGAGGCACCCTGGCGGCCGATCTTTACCAGCGGTTGCTGGATGCCGGTTGGATCGAGCAGTTCGAGCAGCGCGTCATGATCACCCACAAGGGTTCCACACAACTGGCCTCGCGGGGCGTGTACATCCAGGCCCTGGCCCATCGCAACAGCAAAGTCGCCTGCGCGTGTCCAGACTGGAGCGAAAGGCGCCCGCACATGGGCGGGTCTTTGGGCGCTGCGTTGTTGCAGCTGTTCATGCAGTCCGGCTGGCTGAGCCTGCCCAACGATTCGCGAGCCTTGCAGATCACGGCCGCGGGGCAACGGGAAATCCATCGTTTCGCCAAGGAAACCGAGCTGGAAATGGCGCTTTAG
- a CDS encoding LysR family transcriptional regulator has translation MLRFDDLQLFVRAADLGSLSAAARVMDMSAAVASAALKRIEQQLGARLLARSTRSLRLTAEGEGFLEYARAALSNLDEGRRLLASGQDQVSGILQLSAPSDFGRNLLLPWLDEFQREHTKLTVRLLLGDRIADLFRQPVDIALRYGEPEDSSLVALPIAPQNRRVLCAAPSYLARHGEPRHLEQLAQHNCLLFMLGSRVHDHWSFHDGKREVGLTVSGDRFSDDADVVRLWAVAGAGIAYKSWLDVAADVLAGRLKVLIPELLCERAPLNLLCAHRAQLSKPVNLLREMLASRCAHLGSQFPTISGMDH, from the coding sequence TCCGGGCTGCCGACCTCGGGAGTCTGTCCGCCGCGGCGCGAGTGATGGACATGTCGGCGGCGGTGGCCAGTGCGGCGCTGAAGCGCATCGAACAGCAACTCGGCGCGCGTTTGCTGGCGCGGTCCACCCGCAGTTTGCGCCTGACCGCCGAAGGTGAGGGCTTCCTGGAATATGCCCGGGCCGCCCTGAGCAACCTCGATGAAGGCCGTCGTTTGTTGGCCAGCGGTCAGGACCAGGTCAGCGGGATTTTGCAACTGTCGGCGCCGTCGGACTTTGGTCGCAATCTGTTATTGCCGTGGCTCGACGAGTTCCAGCGCGAACACACCAAACTGACCGTGCGCCTGTTGCTGGGCGACCGCATCGCCGACCTGTTCCGCCAACCGGTGGACATTGCCCTGCGTTATGGGGAGCCGGAAGACTCAAGCCTGGTGGCACTGCCCATCGCTCCGCAAAACCGCCGTGTGCTCTGCGCCGCACCGAGTTATCTGGCCAGGCATGGCGAGCCGCGGCATCTGGAGCAACTGGCGCAGCACAATTGCCTGTTGTTCATGCTCGGCAGCCGGGTCCATGACCACTGGAGTTTCCATGACGGCAAACGCGAAGTCGGCCTGACCGTCAGCGGTGATCGCTTCAGTGACGATGCCGATGTCGTACGGCTGTGGGCAGTGGCAGGGGCGGGGATTGCTTATAAGTCCTGGCTCGATGTCGCCGCCGATGTACTCGCCGGCCGATTGAAAGTGCTGATACCGGAGCTGCTGTGTGAGCGCGCACCGCTGAATTTGCTGTGCGCCCATCGCGCACAATTGAGTAAGCCGGTGAACCTTTTGCGGGAAATGCTTGCCAGCCGATGCGCTCATTTAGGCAGTCAATTTCCGACGATATCGGGCATGGATCATTAG
- a CDS encoding adenosine deaminase, translating to MYDWLNALPKAELHLHLEGSLEPELLFALAERNKIALPWSDVDTLRKAYAFNNLQEFLDLYYQGADVLRTSQDFYDLTWAYLLRCKAQNVIHTEPFFDPQTHTDRGVPFEVVLNGIAAALKDGEQQLGITSGLILSFLRHLSEDEAQKTLDQALPFREAFVAVGLDSSEMGHPPSKFQRVFDRARHEGFLTVAHAGEEGPPEYIWEALDLLKIQRIDHGVRAIEDERLMQRIIDEQIPLTVCPLSNTKLCVFDHMSQHNILDMLERGVKVTVNSDDPAYFGGYVTENFHALYTDLGMTQDQAKRLAQNSLDARLVKP from the coding sequence ATGTACGACTGGCTGAACGCCCTGCCCAAGGCAGAACTGCACTTGCACCTGGAGGGTTCACTGGAGCCTGAGTTGCTGTTCGCCCTGGCCGAACGCAACAAGATCGCCCTGCCGTGGAGCGATGTCGACACCCTGCGCAAGGCGTACGCCTTCAACAACCTGCAAGAGTTTCTCGACCTGTATTACCAGGGCGCCGACGTGTTGCGCACCTCGCAGGATTTCTACGACCTGACCTGGGCCTACCTGTTGCGTTGCAAGGCGCAGAACGTGATTCACACCGAGCCGTTCTTCGACCCGCAGACCCACACCGACCGTGGCGTGCCGTTCGAAGTGGTGCTTAACGGCATCGCCGCCGCGCTCAAGGATGGCGAGCAGCAACTGGGCATCACCAGCGGCTTGATCCTGAGCTTCCTGCGTCACCTGAGCGAAGACGAAGCCCAGAAAACCCTCGACCAGGCGCTGCCGTTCCGCGAGGCGTTTGTGGCCGTGGGCCTGGACAGTTCGGAGATGGGTCACCCGCCGAGCAAGTTCCAGCGCGTGTTTGATCGTGCCCGTCACGAAGGCTTCCTGACCGTCGCCCACGCCGGTGAAGAAGGCCCGCCCGAGTACATCTGGGAAGCCCTCGACCTGCTGAAAATCCAGCGCATCGACCATGGCGTGCGCGCCATCGAAGACGAGCGCTTGATGCAGCGGATCATCGACGAGCAGATCCCGCTGACCGTGTGCCCGTTGTCCAACACCAAGCTCTGCGTGTTCGACCACATGTCCCAGCACAACATCCTCGACATGCTTGAGCGTGGCGTGAAAGTGACCGTGAACTCGGATGACCCGGCGTACTTTGGCGGGTATGTGACCGAGAACTTCCATGCGTTGTACACGGATCTGGGCATGACCCAGGATCAGGCCAAGCGTTTGGCGCAGAACAGCCTGGATGCGCGGTTGGTAAAACCGTAA